Proteins from a genomic interval of Cupriavidus pauculus:
- a CDS encoding MFS transporter, which translates to MASLTHQHRASPTAPPAPGHHEVAPAEIATGVVIGRASEYFDFFVYGIASVLVFPSVYFPFASELAGLLFSFAIFSFAFIGRPFGTALFMRVQRRWGRGTKLTASLFLLGTATVGIAFLPSYASIGSAAIYLLSLFRFLQGIAFGGSWDGLPSLLALNAPENKRGWYAMVGQLGAPTGFIVAGALFLFLSVSLTPAEFIDWGWRYPFFVAFAINVVALFARLRLVVTHEYTRLLEEDELEPISTLQMVNAQGFNIFLGAFASLASYALFHLVTVFPLSWVSLHKTQAISDVLAVQIVGAGIAFIGTLISGWLADRIGRRTTLATMAVLIGLFSLAAPWLLDGGATGQDIFILVGFGLLGLSYGQAAGVVTSNFDTKFRYTGAALTTDFGWLFGAAFAPLVALGLSSLFGLAAVSLYLLSGVVATLIALRINRALGTPDND; encoded by the coding sequence ATGGCAAGTCTGACTCACCAGCATCGCGCGTCGCCGACTGCACCTCCGGCGCCCGGCCACCATGAGGTGGCACCTGCCGAAATCGCCACTGGCGTGGTGATTGGCCGCGCTTCCGAGTACTTCGATTTCTTCGTCTACGGCATCGCGTCGGTGCTGGTCTTTCCGTCGGTCTACTTCCCGTTCGCAAGCGAATTGGCGGGATTGCTATTCAGCTTCGCGATCTTCTCGTTCGCGTTTATCGGACGCCCGTTTGGAACGGCCCTGTTCATGCGCGTGCAGCGCCGCTGGGGGCGCGGCACCAAGCTCACGGCGTCGCTGTTCCTGCTGGGCACGGCCACGGTGGGCATCGCGTTCCTGCCGTCCTACGCCTCCATCGGCAGCGCGGCCATCTACCTGCTGTCGCTGTTCCGCTTCCTGCAGGGCATTGCGTTCGGCGGGTCGTGGGACGGGCTGCCGTCGCTGCTGGCCCTGAACGCGCCGGAGAACAAGCGCGGCTGGTACGCGATGGTGGGCCAGCTGGGCGCCCCGACCGGCTTCATCGTCGCCGGCGCGCTGTTCCTGTTTCTGAGCGTGAGCCTGACGCCGGCCGAGTTCATCGACTGGGGCTGGCGCTATCCGTTCTTCGTGGCGTTCGCGATCAACGTGGTGGCGCTGTTCGCGCGGCTGCGGCTGGTGGTGACGCACGAATACACGCGGCTGCTGGAAGAGGACGAACTGGAGCCGATCAGCACGCTGCAGATGGTGAACGCGCAGGGCTTCAACATCTTCCTGGGCGCGTTTGCGTCGCTGGCCAGCTATGCGCTGTTCCACCTCGTGACCGTGTTTCCGCTGTCGTGGGTGAGCCTGCACAAGACGCAGGCGATCAGCGACGTGCTGGCCGTGCAGATCGTCGGCGCCGGCATCGCGTTCATCGGCACGCTGATCTCCGGCTGGCTGGCCGACCGTATCGGCCGCCGCACCACGCTGGCGACGATGGCGGTGCTGATCGGCCTGTTCAGCCTGGCCGCGCCGTGGCTGCTCGATGGCGGGGCGACCGGGCAGGACATCTTCATCCTGGTGGGATTCGGGCTGCTCGGCCTGTCCTACGGGCAGGCGGCCGGCGTGGTGACGTCGAACTTCGACACCAAGTTCCGGTACACGGGTGCCGCGCTGACCACGGACTTCGGCTGGCTGTTCGGCGCCGCGTTCGCGCCGCTGGTGGCGCTGGGGCTGTCGTC
- the cyoA gene encoding ubiquinol oxidase subunit II, with translation MPRSEAVVPKLSVTGKLLARSAAIALLLALAGCSNAVLLSPQGDMAVRQRDLIIIATCLMLLIIVPVICLTLLFAWRYREKGDAPYNPEWDHSTVLELAIWAAPLLIIIALGAVTWVSTHQLDPYRPLTRIDEGRPVPADVKPLTVEVVAMDWKWLFLYPEQGIATVNELAAPVDRPIAFKITATSVMNTFFVPSLAGMVYAMPGMETKLHAVINKAGVYEGLSANYSGAGFSHMTFKFHGLADADFDRWVAQAKASGTQLSKDAYLKLAQPSEREPVQRYASVAPDLYHLILNRCVDGGACLADTMAQNRNPGRLRFDPSSAICTASNTPAAAPAFAPDTASSGEGNRLLR, from the coding sequence ATGCCACGCTCCGAAGCTGTAGTGCCGAAGTTAAGTGTGACGGGAAAATTACTTGCGAGAAGTGCCGCAATCGCCCTACTGCTGGCGCTTGCGGGATGCAGCAACGCGGTCCTGCTGTCGCCCCAGGGCGACATGGCCGTCCGGCAGCGCGACCTGATCATCATCGCCACCTGCCTGATGCTGCTGATCATCGTGCCGGTCATATGCCTCACGCTGCTCTTTGCGTGGCGTTACCGCGAGAAGGGCGACGCGCCGTACAACCCCGAGTGGGACCACTCCACGGTGCTGGAACTGGCCATCTGGGCCGCCCCGCTGCTGATCATCATCGCGCTGGGCGCGGTCACCTGGGTCAGCACCCACCAGCTCGACCCCTACCGCCCGCTGACCCGCATCGACGAAGGACGCCCCGTGCCGGCCGACGTCAAGCCGCTGACCGTGGAAGTGGTGGCGATGGACTGGAAATGGCTGTTCCTCTACCCCGAACAGGGGATCGCGACCGTCAACGAACTGGCCGCGCCGGTGGATCGCCCGATTGCCTTCAAGATCACCGCCACGTCGGTCATGAACACGTTCTTCGTGCCGTCGCTGGCCGGCATGGTCTACGCGATGCCCGGCATGGAGACCAAGCTCCACGCCGTGATCAATAAGGCCGGCGTCTACGAGGGGCTGTCCGCCAACTACAGCGGGGCCGGCTTCTCGCACATGACGTTCAAGTTCCACGGCCTGGCCGACGCCGATTTCGACCGCTGGGTGGCGCAGGCCAAGGCGTCTGGCACGCAGTTGTCGAAGGACGCCTACCTGAAGCTGGCCCAGCCCAGCGAGCGCGAGCCCGTGCAGCGCTACGCCAGCGTGGCGCCCGACCTTTATCACCTGATCCTGAACCGCTGTGTAGACGGCGGCGCCTGCCTGGCGGACACCATGGCCCAGAACCGGAATCCCGGCCGGCTGAGGTTCGATCCGTCATCGGCCATCTGCACCGCGAGCAACACCCCGGCCGCCGCGCCGGCGTTCGCGCCAGATACCGCGTCGTCCGGCGAGGGCAACCGGCTGTTGCGCTGA
- the cyoB gene encoding cytochrome o ubiquinol oxidase subunit I, with the protein MPERSELANTIFGRLTWEAIPLHEPILIGTFAVVVLGGLALVALLTYYRVWGYLWREWFTSIDHKKIGIMYMVLGIVMLLRGFADAIMMRIQQAIAFGDNLGYLPPHHYDQIFTAHGVIMIFFVAMPLVTGLMNFVVPLQIGARDVAFPFLNNFSFWMTTGGAILVMMSLFVGEFARTGWLAYPPLSGILHSPDVGVDYYIWALQVAGVGTLLSGINLLVTIVKMRAPGMTLMRMPIFTWTSLCTNVLIIAAFPVLTAALALLSLDRYVGTNFFTADQGGSAMLYVNLIWIWGHPEVYILVLPVFGIFSEVTATFCRKRLFGYASMVYATVVITVLSYLVWLHHFFTMGSGASVNSFFGITTMIISIPTGAKIFNWLFTMYHGKIKFEAPMLWTVGFMVTFVIGGMTGVLLAVPPADFVLHNSLFLIAHFHNVIIGGVLFGLMAGIYYWFPKAFGYRLVASWGKASFWFWLVGFYFAFMPLYWLGMLGVTRRVNHFDDPTLQPWFVTAAFGAFLIACGIACFIIQLVVSFRRREELRDTTGDPWNGRTLEWSTSSPPPQYNFAFTPVVHDTDAWWQMKQHGYVRPLEGFIPIHMPKNTAAGIVLAGLSTLMGFALIWHIWWLVIASFAATVIAAIIHTFNYKRDYYIPTEDVVRTEAARTQLMAGHG; encoded by the coding sequence ATGCCCGAGCGTTCCGAACTCGCCAATACGATCTTTGGCCGCCTGACCTGGGAGGCCATCCCGCTGCACGAGCCGATCCTGATCGGCACCTTCGCCGTCGTGGTGCTGGGCGGCCTGGCCCTGGTGGCGCTGCTGACCTACTACCGCGTCTGGGGGTACCTGTGGCGCGAGTGGTTCACCAGCATCGACCACAAGAAGATCGGCATCATGTACATGGTGCTGGGCATCGTCATGCTGCTGCGCGGCTTTGCCGACGCGATCATGATGCGGATCCAGCAAGCCATCGCCTTTGGCGACAACCTGGGCTACCTGCCGCCGCACCACTACGACCAGATCTTCACGGCGCACGGCGTGATCATGATCTTCTTCGTGGCGATGCCGCTGGTCACGGGGCTGATGAACTTCGTGGTGCCGCTGCAGATTGGCGCGCGCGACGTGGCGTTCCCGTTCCTCAACAACTTCAGCTTCTGGATGACCACGGGCGGCGCCATCCTGGTGATGATGTCGCTGTTCGTCGGTGAATTTGCGCGCACGGGCTGGCTGGCCTATCCACCGCTGTCGGGCATCCTGCACAGTCCGGACGTGGGCGTCGACTACTACATATGGGCGCTGCAGGTGGCGGGCGTGGGGACGTTGCTATCGGGGATCAACCTGCTGGTGACGATCGTCAAGATGCGCGCGCCGGGCATGACGCTGATGCGCATGCCGATCTTCACGTGGACGTCGCTGTGCACCAACGTGCTGATCATCGCCGCGTTCCCGGTGCTGACGGCCGCGCTGGCGCTGCTGTCGCTGGACCGCTACGTCGGCACCAACTTCTTCACGGCCGACCAGGGCGGCAGCGCCATGCTGTACGTGAACCTGATCTGGATCTGGGGCCACCCCGAGGTCTACATCCTGGTGCTGCCCGTGTTCGGCATCTTCTCGGAGGTCACCGCCACGTTCTGCCGCAAGCGCCTGTTCGGCTACGCGTCGATGGTCTACGCCACGGTGGTGATTACCGTGCTGTCGTACCTGGTGTGGCTGCACCACTTCTTCACCATGGGATCCGGCGCCAGCGTGAACTCGTTCTTCGGGATCACGACGATGATCATCTCGATCCCGACCGGGGCCAAGATCTTCAACTGGCTGTTCACGATGTACCACGGCAAGATCAAGTTCGAGGCGCCGATGCTGTGGACGGTGGGCTTCATGGTCACCTTCGTGATCGGCGGCATGACCGGGGTGCTGCTGGCGGTGCCGCCGGCGGACTTCGTGCTGCACAACAGCCTGTTCCTGATCGCCCACTTCCACAACGTGATCATCGGCGGCGTGCTGTTCGGGCTAATGGCCGGCATCTACTACTGGTTCCCCAAGGCGTTCGGCTACCGGCTGGTGGCGTCGTGGGGCAAGGCGTCGTTCTGGTTCTGGCTGGTCGGCTTCTACTTTGCGTTCATGCCGCTGTACTGGCTGGGCATGCTCGGCGTCACGCGCCGCGTGAACCATTTCGACGACCCGACGCTGCAGCCCTGGTTTGTCACCGCCGCGTTCGGCGCGTTCCTGATCGCGTGCGGCATTGCCTGCTTCATCATCCAGCTGGTAGTCAGCTTCCGGCGCCGCGAGGAACTGCGCGACACCACGGGCGACCCCTGGAACGGCCGCACGCTGGAATGGTCCACGTCGTCGCCGCCGCCGCAGTACAACTTCGCGTTCACGCCGGTGGTGCACGACACCGACGCCTGGTGGCAGATGAAGCAGCACGGCTATGTGCGGCCGCTGGAGGGCTTCATCCCGATCCACATGCCCAAGAACACGGCGGCCGGCATCGTGCTGGCGGGGCTGTCCACGCTGATGGGCTTCGCGCTGATCTGGCACATCTGGTGGCTGGTGATCGCGTCGTTCGCGGCCACGGTCATCGCGGCAATCATCCATACCTTCAACTACAAGCGCGACTACTACATCCCGACCGAGGACGTGGTCCGGACGGAGGCGGCGCGCACCCAACTGATGGCAGGCCATGGCTGA
- the cyoC gene encoding cytochrome o ubiquinol oxidase subunit III has protein sequence MADTTLPLHVNDTAAADDVPPGGYQFYLTEEHHPQNGTLLGFWLYLMSDCLIFACLFAAYGVLGREYAGGPTGAELFELPLVALNTSFLLLSSITYGFAMLQLQQNRVAGTQIWLAITGVFGAAFLAVELYEFAHLIHEGAGPTRSAFLTSFFALVGTHGLHVTFGMVWLIVLMVQVGRHGLITANKRRLMCLSMFWHFLDVVWIGVFTFVYLMGTLP, from the coding sequence ATGGCTGATACCACCCTCCCCCTCCATGTGAACGACACCGCCGCGGCAGACGACGTGCCGCCCGGCGGCTACCAGTTCTACCTGACCGAGGAGCATCACCCCCAGAACGGCACGCTGCTGGGGTTCTGGCTCTACCTGATGAGCGACTGCCTGATCTTCGCGTGCCTGTTCGCCGCCTACGGCGTGCTGGGCCGCGAGTACGCGGGCGGCCCCACCGGCGCGGAGCTGTTCGAGCTGCCGCTGGTGGCGCTGAACACGTCGTTCCTGTTGCTGTCGTCGATCACGTACGGCTTTGCGATGCTCCAGCTCCAGCAGAACCGCGTGGCCGGCACGCAGATCTGGCTGGCCATCACCGGCGTGTTCGGCGCGGCCTTCCTGGCCGTGGAGCTTTATGAATTCGCGCACCTGATCCACGAGGGCGCCGGCCCCACGCGCAGCGCGTTCCTGACGTCGTTCTTCGCGCTGGTCGGCACGCACGGGCTGCACGTGACGTTCGGCATGGTGTGGCTGATCGTGCTGATGGTGCAGGTGGGCCGGCACGGCCTGATCACGGCCAACAAGCGGCGGCTGATGTGCCTGTCGATGTTCTGGCACTTCCTGGACGTCGTCTGGATCGGCGTCTTTACGTTCGTCTACCTGATGGGGACCCTGCCATGA
- the cyoD gene encoding cytochrome o ubiquinol oxidase subunit IV: MSAQDHALDGHGHDGHGHHDEDIGPHATLGGYLTGFVLSVFLTAIPFWLVMGEVFEKSSTTAIVILLIGAVQIVVHMIFFLHMNAKSEGGWNMLSLMFTLTLVVITLTGSLWVMFHLNSNMMPSMQHKAPAGETGGKIVPPKTQ; this comes from the coding sequence ATGAGCGCACAAGACCATGCCCTGGACGGGCACGGCCACGACGGCCACGGCCATCATGACGAGGACATCGGGCCGCACGCCACGCTGGGCGGCTACCTGACCGGCTTCGTGCTGTCGGTGTTCCTGACAGCCATACCGTTCTGGCTCGTGATGGGCGAGGTGTTCGAGAAGTCGTCGACCACGGCGATCGTGATCCTGCTGATCGGCGCGGTGCAGATCGTCGTCCATATGATCTTCTTCCTGCATATGAACGCGAAGTCGGAAGGCGGCTGGAACATGCTGTCGCTGATGTTCACGCTCACGCTGGTGGTCATCACCCTCACGGGGTCGCTCTGGGTGATGTTCCACCTGAACAGCAACATGATGCCGTCGATGCAGCACAAGGCACCGGCCGGCGAGACGGGCGGCAAGATCGTGCCGCCCAAGACCCAGTAG
- a CDS encoding methyl-accepting chemotaxis protein, translating to MKNLGIGVRLGIGFGVVLVLSLLMTVVGVLRLQEVAGRTHAMMQEPLAKERVVSDWYRLMYASVRRTTAVARSSDPTLGAFFAKETKYSTDAIAALRDKMQPMLTSDAEKAAFQRILVVRNPYNESRDKITKLKAEGLTDEANKVLDTEFVPAGDAYLGEIQKLLDIQRAAIDATALEINGIYESARNGLIALGVIALAIGVAFAWWLTIGITRPLHRAVGFARTVAAGDLSSRIEVDSTDETGQLLEALREMNDNILGIVREVRNGTEAIATGTSQIAAGNTDLSQRTEEQASSLQETASSMEELTSIVRQNADSAKQASALAVNASEVATQGGEVVGQVVNTMDEINTSSRKVVDIISVIEGIAFQTNILALNAAVEAARAGEQGRGFAVVAGEVRSLAQRSATAAKEIKSLIGDSADRVERGSQLVAQAGQTMEEIVSAVKRVTDIMGEISAASAEQSAGIEQVNQAVTQMDTVTQQNAALVEQAAAAAGSLEEQAQRLKEAVATFRLAA from the coding sequence ATGAAGAATCTTGGTATTGGTGTGCGCCTTGGCATTGGCTTTGGCGTGGTGCTGGTGTTGTCGCTGCTCATGACCGTCGTGGGCGTGCTGCGCCTGCAGGAGGTTGCGGGCCGCACGCACGCGATGATGCAGGAGCCGCTGGCCAAGGAACGCGTGGTCAGCGACTGGTACCGGCTGATGTATGCCAGCGTGCGCCGTACCACGGCCGTGGCCCGCAGCAGCGACCCCACGCTGGGCGCCTTCTTTGCCAAGGAGACGAAGTATTCGACCGATGCCATCGCGGCGCTGCGCGACAAGATGCAGCCGATGCTGACGTCCGATGCCGAAAAGGCCGCGTTCCAGCGCATCCTGGTGGTGCGCAACCCGTACAACGAATCGCGCGACAAGATCACCAAGCTCAAGGCCGAGGGCCTGACCGACGAGGCCAACAAGGTGCTGGATACCGAGTTCGTGCCCGCCGGCGACGCCTACCTGGGCGAAATCCAGAAGCTGCTGGACATCCAGCGCGCGGCCATCGACGCCACCGCGCTGGAGATCAACGGCATCTACGAAAGCGCGCGCAACGGCCTGATCGCCCTGGGCGTGATCGCGCTGGCCATCGGCGTGGCGTTTGCGTGGTGGCTGACCATCGGCATCACGCGCCCGCTGCACCGCGCCGTGGGCTTTGCCCGCACCGTGGCCGCCGGCGACCTGAGCAGCCGCATCGAGGTGGACAGCACCGACGAGACCGGCCAGTTGCTGGAAGCGCTGCGCGAGATGAACGACAACATCCTGGGCATCGTGCGTGAGGTGCGCAATGGCACCGAGGCCATCGCCACGGGCACCAGCCAGATCGCGGCCGGCAATACCGACCTGTCGCAGCGCACCGAGGAACAGGCGTCGTCGCTGCAGGAAACGGCGTCGAGCATGGAGGAACTGACCAGCATCGTCCGCCAGAACGCCGACAGCGCCAAGCAGGCCAGCGCGCTGGCCGTGAACGCGTCCGAGGTGGCCACCCAGGGCGGCGAGGTGGTGGGGCAGGTCGTCAACACGATGGACGAGATCAACACGTCGTCGCGCAAGGTCGTCGACATCATCTCGGTGATCGAGGGCATCGCGTTCCAGACCAACATCCTGGCGCTGAACGCGGCGGTGGAAGCGGCCCGGGCCGGCGAGCAGGGCCGCGGCTTCGCGGTGGTGGCGGGCGAGGTGCGCAGCCTGGCGCAGCGCAGCGCCACGGCGGCCAAGGAAATCAAGTCGCTGATCGGGGATTCGGCGGATCGCGTCGAGCGCGGCTCGCAACTCGTGGCGCAGGCCGGCCAGACCATGGAGGAAATCGTCAGCGCGGTGAAGCGCGTGACCGACATCATGGGCGAGATCAGCGCGGCGTCGGCCGAGCAGAGCGCCGGCATCGAGCAGGTGAACCAGGCGGTGACGCAGATGGACACCGTGACGCAGCAGAACGCCGCGCTGGTGGAACAGGCCGCGGCGGCCGCGGGTTCGCTGGAAGAGCAGGCCCAGCGGCTCAAGGAGGCCGTGGCGACGTTCCGCCTGGCCGCCTGA
- a CDS encoding MFS transporter, giving the protein MNTPAAEPAADRRPHPSPAIDDSTAARGIALLTFAFILSQFYRSCLAVIAPELQHDFGLSPAGFGALSSCFFLAFAVAQIPVGIAFDRYGVGRPTAWLLGVGAASAIGFVLAPSGALAMVAQMGLGLACAPVFMGLLHYASEQLSERQYMRVVSRSNAMGMIGALCATAPLGWFSQHFGWRPALAISALCMVGACWGVWRHVRDGGHAQARQAPMGAMLAESARLLGMWPLWTLIPLCVAMAAGTGFRNAWSGPYLADVFGLQAGPRGVALTLLSLAGFATAFLLPVLVRRSTIKATIGGWAGLSMAGGIVLAAWPDAGVVQGVGMMALLSTIGMLHPLVMAQGRALIPPAKRGRGLGLLNTFVFLGSALTSWGFGLIANAGHLRDWPVAHTYSAIFLSAVAVVALSLLPYWFSPTRAGQASR; this is encoded by the coding sequence ATGAATACCCCGGCAGCAGAACCGGCAGCAGACCGGCGCCCCCATCCTTCCCCCGCCATTGACGACAGCACGGCCGCGCGCGGCATTGCGCTGCTGACGTTCGCCTTTATCCTGAGCCAGTTCTACCGGAGCTGCCTGGCCGTGATCGCGCCCGAGCTGCAGCACGATTTCGGGCTGTCGCCGGCCGGGTTTGGCGCGCTGTCGTCGTGCTTCTTCCTGGCGTTCGCGGTGGCGCAGATCCCGGTGGGCATCGCGTTCGACCGCTACGGCGTGGGCCGGCCCACGGCGTGGCTGCTCGGCGTGGGCGCGGCATCGGCCATCGGCTTCGTGCTGGCTCCCAGCGGGGCGCTGGCGATGGTGGCGCAGATGGGGCTCGGGCTGGCCTGCGCGCCGGTTTTCATGGGGCTGCTGCACTACGCTTCGGAGCAATTGTCCGAGCGCCAGTACATGCGCGTGGTGAGCCGGTCGAACGCCATGGGCATGATTGGCGCGCTCTGCGCCACGGCGCCGCTGGGCTGGTTCTCGCAGCATTTCGGCTGGCGGCCCGCGCTGGCGATCTCGGCGCTGTGCATGGTGGGCGCGTGCTGGGGCGTGTGGCGCCATGTGCGCGATGGCGGGCATGCGCAGGCGCGCCAGGCGCCGATGGGCGCGATGCTGGCCGAGAGCGCGCGGCTGCTCGGCATGTGGCCGCTCTGGACGCTGATTCCGCTGTGCGTGGCGATGGCCGCCGGCACGGGCTTTCGCAACGCGTGGAGCGGGCCGTACCTGGCCGACGTGTTCGGCCTGCAGGCGGGCCCGCGCGGCGTGGCGCTGACGCTGCTGAGCCTGGCCGGCTTTGCCACGGCGTTCCTGCTGCCGGTGCTGGTCCGGCGCAGCACGATCAAGGCGACCATCGGCGGCTGGGCCGGCCTGTCGATGGCGGGCGGCATCGTGCTGGCGGCGTGGCCCGATGCCGGCGTGGTGCAGGGCGTGGGCATGATGGCGCTGCTGTCGACCATCGGCATGCTGCATCCGCTGGTCATGGCGCAGGGCCGCGCGCTGATTCCGCCGGCCAAGCGCGGGCGCGGCCTGGGGCTGCTGAACACGTTCGTGTTCCTGGGCTCGGCGCTGACGTCATGGGGCTTCGGGCTGATCGCCAACGCCGGGCACCTGCGCGACTGGCCCGTCGCCCATACCTATTCGGCGATCTTCCTGTCCGCCGTGGCCGTGGTGGCGCTGTCGCTGCTGCCGTACTGGTTCAGCCCCACGCGGGCCGGCCAGGCGTCGCGCTAG
- a CDS encoding CDP-diacylglycerol diphosphatase, with protein sequence MKRWLLYALALAASGPAFADAGLLERLVGGFSRDSLWKNVQQRCLVPPSPAHADCVIVDRAQGFVLYKDMIGASHYLVIPDHAMAGVDDPRVWQDGPRNAWSFGWQARDIVGKAVGRPLPDTLLGLAINARTSRSQDQLHIHLDCISDRAREFLLNGNIGTQWQDLSFNGKPMRAMLVPAEPAALPVNPFSLVRQDVLGKAADGTIADRGVFVAYVKPAAGPAGFVVVDEPVDKARGSNGHASDFLDRGCKLGRADPTDR encoded by the coding sequence ATGAAACGATGGCTGCTGTACGCCCTCGCGCTTGCCGCGTCGGGGCCCGCCTTTGCCGATGCCGGCCTGCTCGAACGCCTGGTCGGCGGCTTTTCGCGCGATTCGCTGTGGAAGAACGTGCAGCAGCGCTGCCTGGTGCCGCCCAGCCCGGCCCATGCCGACTGCGTGATCGTGGACCGCGCGCAGGGCTTTGTGCTCTACAAGGACATGATCGGCGCGTCGCACTACCTGGTGATTCCCGACCACGCAATGGCCGGCGTGGATGACCCGCGCGTCTGGCAGGACGGCCCGCGCAACGCGTGGTCGTTCGGCTGGCAGGCGCGCGACATCGTCGGCAAGGCGGTGGGGCGACCGCTGCCGGACACGCTGCTGGGGCTGGCGATCAACGCGCGCACGTCGCGCAGCCAGGACCAGCTCCATATCCACCTGGACTGCATCAGCGACCGCGCGCGCGAATTCCTGCTCAACGGCAATATCGGCACGCAGTGGCAGGACCTGAGCTTCAACGGCAAGCCGATGCGCGCGATGCTGGTGCCGGCCGAGCCGGCGGCGCTGCCGGTCAACCCGTTCTCGCTGGTGCGGCAGGACGTGCTGGGCAAGGCCGCCGACGGCACCATTGCCGACCGGGGCGTGTTCGTGGCCTATGTGAAGCCCGCGGCCGGGCCGGCCGGGTTTGTGGTGGTCGACGAGCCCGTGGACAAGGCGCGCGGCAGCAACGGCCATGCGAGCGACTTCCTGGACCGGGGCTGCAAGCTGGGCCGGGCGGACCCGACCGACCGCTAG
- a CDS encoding CDP-diacylglycerol pyrophosphatase: MRVTIRTTTIPGSLDRGPLHRAAVYLNTEEDASPLMVSAWSQREPDAFLAAQRWARNHHYMVSNPRNGTYYGGRTAR; encoded by the coding sequence ATGCGCGTGACGATTCGAACCACGACGATTCCCGGATCCCTTGACCGGGGCCCACTGCATCGTGCGGCGGTCTACCTCAATACCGAGGAAGATGCTTCGCCGCTGATGGTCAGTGCATGGAGTCAGCGTGAACCCGACGCCTTTCTGGCGGCCCAGCGCTGGGCCCGCAACCACCACTACATGGTGTCGAATCCCCGCAACGGCACGTACTACGGCGGACGCACCGCCCGCTGA
- a CDS encoding DUF899 family protein, which yields MTQSSTLTPARALADTNRVHFPNESDAYRQARNALLAEEIELRRHIERVAAMRRALPPGGEVTKTYRFTGENGPVTLADLFGDKDTLVVYSYMFGPQREKPCPMCTSLMASWEGKVPDIEQRVALAMVARSPIDRLKAAKAARGWTQLKVYADTDGDFTRDYVSAEDADMPAYTVFTRRDGKLRHFYSVEMSSEMADPGEDPRSAPDPDPLWTLLDTTPEGRGNWYPKLEYGRG from the coding sequence ATGACGCAATCGTCCACATTGACCCCGGCCCGTGCCCTGGCCGACACCAACCGCGTGCATTTTCCGAACGAGAGCGATGCGTACCGGCAGGCGCGCAACGCGCTGCTGGCCGAGGAAATCGAGCTGCGCCGCCACATCGAGCGCGTGGCCGCCATGCGCCGCGCGCTGCCGCCCGGCGGAGAAGTGACGAAGACCTATCGTTTCACGGGCGAGAACGGCCCCGTCACGCTGGCCGACCTGTTCGGCGACAAGGACACGCTGGTGGTCTACAGCTACATGTTCGGGCCGCAGCGCGAGAAACCGTGCCCGATGTGCACGTCGCTGATGGCGTCGTGGGAAGGCAAGGTGCCCGACATCGAGCAGCGCGTGGCGCTGGCGATGGTGGCGCGCTCGCCCATCGACCGCCTGAAGGCCGCCAAGGCCGCGCGTGGCTGGACGCAACTGAAGGTCTACGCCGACACCGACGGCGATTTCACGCGCGACTACGTCAGCGCCGAGGACGCCGACATGCCGGCCTACACGGTCTTCACCCGGCGCGACGGCAAGCTGCGGCATTTCTACAGCGTGGAAATGAGCAGCGAGATGGCCGACCCCGGCGAGGACCCCCGCAGCGCGCCCGACCCCGACCCGCTCTGGACCCTGCTGGACACGACACCCGAGGGCCGCGGCAACTGGTACCCGAAGCTGGAGTACGGGCGGGGGTAG